In one window of Limisphaera ngatamarikiensis DNA:
- a CDS encoding HPr family phosphocarrier protein: MKRARLKLTLPEGLHARPAAQLVAAALRFRSRIRLCLGDRVADLRSILAVLMLGASVGALLDLEVSGDDEDTALAAITQTFVDDQLGEVLDESSDLMGDRLRT; the protein is encoded by the coding sequence GTGAAGAGGGCAAGGTTGAAACTGACTCTTCCCGAGGGCTTGCACGCCCGGCCGGCGGCGCAGTTGGTGGCTGCCGCTCTTCGTTTTAGGTCGCGAATCCGCCTGTGCCTTGGTGATCGCGTGGCCGACCTGAGGAGCATTTTGGCCGTACTGATGCTCGGTGCCTCCGTGGGTGCCCTGCTGGACCTCGAGGTTTCGGGCGACGACGAGGACACGGCCCTGGCGGCCATCACGCAGACCTTCGTGGACGATCAACTGGGCGAGGTTTTGGACGAGAGTTCGGACCTGATGGGTGATCGGCTGCGTACCTGA
- a CDS encoding glycoside hydrolase family 43 protein, whose product MRHMARKRAGGWIGWLGLFLWGAGCGGMALRAGEAFLFTSFRGNGESGLHLLWSTNGYHWTALRNDRPFLRPEVGGYRLMRDPCIAQGPDGTFHMVWTTAWTTDRGAEIGYASSRDLIQWTPQRALRLMQHEPKTRNLWAPELFYDRRKGRWLVFWSSTIPGRFPETDDTGDDGYNHRIYMTTTRDFVHFTPTRLFFDPGFNVIDATLLEVPGGYLLVFKDERLRPLQKRLRIAFATDPEGPFGPVSDPISIDWAEGPSALRIGSEYLIYYDRYSRKRYYGALRSHDLRHWEDVSQEMRFPPGHQHGTVFRVSRAILERLLALE is encoded by the coding sequence ATGAGACACATGGCACGCAAAAGGGCTGGTGGATGGATCGGGTGGCTGGGGTTGTTTTTATGGGGCGCGGGTTGTGGAGGGATGGCGCTTCGGGCCGGTGAGGCCTTTCTATTCACCTCGTTTCGGGGCAATGGCGAAAGCGGGCTGCATTTGCTGTGGAGCACCAATGGTTATCACTGGACGGCCTTGAGGAACGATCGGCCCTTTCTGCGTCCGGAGGTGGGCGGGTACCGGTTGATGCGGGATCCGTGCATTGCGCAGGGGCCGGACGGGACCTTCCACATGGTGTGGACCACGGCCTGGACGACCGACCGCGGTGCGGAGATCGGGTACGCATCGTCTCGTGATTTGATCCAGTGGACGCCCCAACGGGCGCTGCGGCTGATGCAGCATGAGCCGAAAACACGGAATTTGTGGGCGCCCGAACTTTTTTACGACCGGCGGAAAGGCCGTTGGCTGGTGTTTTGGTCCAGCACCATCCCCGGGCGCTTCCCCGAGACGGACGACACCGGCGACGACGGGTACAACCATCGCATTTACATGACCACCACCCGCGATTTTGTACATTTCACGCCCACACGGTTGTTTTTCGATCCGGGGTTCAATGTCATTGATGCGACGTTGCTGGAGGTGCCGGGCGGGTATCTGCTGGTGTTCAAGGATGAACGGCTTCGTCCGCTGCAAAAGCGGTTGCGGATTGCGTTTGCTACGGATCCAGAAGGCCCGTTCGGACCGGTTTCGGACCCAATCTCGATTGACTGGGCCGAGGGCCCGTCGGCCCTGCGGATCGGGTCGGAGTACCTGATCTATTACGACCGTTACTCCCGCAAGAGGTACTACGGAGCGTTGCGCTCGCATGACCTGCGGCATTGGGAGGATGTCTCGCAGGAAATGCGTTTCCCGCCCGGCCACCAGCATGGGACGGTCTTCCGCGTTTCCCGGGCCATCCTGGAGAGGCTCCTGGCTCTGGAATGA